The Ooceraea biroi isolate clonal line C1 chromosome 1, Obir_v5.4, whole genome shotgun sequence genome has a window encoding:
- the LOC105286704 gene encoding probable palmitoyltransferase ZDHHC24 codes for MIIRKRIWPRTIGDWLSMIFVLTIVPLIYWFGLWIVLPELYQDQTLPYAVHFVLGNFIMLNIVGNFTYTVLCDTSIGRSVVPVSTAKVTDGWRLCAICECLSPPRSWHCNTCGVCILKRDHHCVFTGCCIGYHNHRYFIMFLWYLFVGAAYAFCYSNFFIWSRIPFEFPMSIVKMVFPVAIFFLGFDNSTDQFYLLLYVVSVVGTLYTGVLCFYHFNLVFKGVVANESNKKDFTYAVGWKNNIREVLGERWYLTWLVPYIKSQLPHDGVSWRNLCSKKE; via the coding sequence ATGATTATTCGAAAAAGGATATGGCCACGAACTATCGGCGACTGGCTGTCGATGATCTTCGTGCTGACGATAGTGCCGCTGATATACTGGTTCGGCTTGTGGATAGTGCTACCGGAATTGTACCAGGATCAGACTCTGCCGTACGCAGTGCACTTTGTCCTCGGCAACTTCATCATGTTAAACATCGTCGGCAATTTCACTTACACGGTGCTGTGCGACACCAGCATCGGCAGGAGTGTAGTACCGGTGAGCACGGCGAAAGTTACGGACGGATGGCGGCTGTGCGCGATCTGCGAGTGCCTGTCGCCACCGCGATCGTGGCACTGCAACACCTGCGGCGTCTGCATCCTGAAGCGAGATCACCACTGCGTGTTCACCGGCTGCTGCATTGGCTACCACAATCATCGCTACTTCATCATGTTCCTGTGGTACTTGTTCGTTGGCGCGGCCTACGCGTTCTGCTACAGCAACTTCTTCATCTGGAGCAGGATACCTTTCGAGTTCCCGATGTCCATTGTTAAAATGGTCTTTCCCGTGGCAATCTTCTTCCTTGGCTTCGACAACTCCACCGATCAGTTCTACCTACTGCTGTACGTCGTATCGGTAGTGGGTACTTTGTACACGGGAGTACTGTGTTTTTATCACTTCAATCTGGTGTTCAAGGGCGTCGTGGCTAATGAGAGTAACAAGAAGGATTTTACCTACGCTGTAGGGTGGAAGAACAATATTAGGGAGGTGCTTGGAGAACGCTGGTATCTGACATGGCTGGTTCCCTATATAAAATCGCAATTGCCACATGACGGTGTCTCGTGGCGTAACTTGTGTTCGAAAAAGGAGTAA
- the LOC105286705 gene encoding uncharacterized protein LOC105286705 isoform X1, which yields MVKNCSVTGCKNTWQPNSNITYHAFPLQDEKRLAQWISVTQLKNIKITCTKYICSAHFTTQSFEEHCAIKRLKKDAVPSIFKDTFQAIDNVPRREDTLHDFHNVPEISMDVLNQDMNVETSTVTEKRTVSVQTPVKYLQDCEEVLRLRREVQLLQQKLKRRDTRIVNTQQLISQQKDNYADHLQKLCRNAFAEIPLISPKGQILFDFIKELHELQEKEDLKMATSLSNMHVNFSQKKMNVALAVQTLSSSVADAIDFLRLNGYTKFSNSEATTEFIRIFDRLFDIMNSRNPFATGFKSPMRLHNMQYYQTVFLESERYIQQLRAGTDNSNILNHRRKTFALGFLINMKSLTNLASDLLTNSTLLLSYFLTYKCSQDHIELFFSCIRSRGGWNNNPNALQFKWALRKLLFRNNVQPSINANCIGDTSEILSVFEYRTSRRSMLHNTNDSTDDDNSDIQKIMSLVDDIALSSLQDNIIYYIGGFIIRKLLKKLTCEHCHNILLTSQDSNSKERLVDINQYAAFTSFINRGGLLFPSYGVHKILKYTERVFKVEIQCGFMGKKNFKDKIVRIVLQTFVSSLEQLFQPSHPIIDMDVCEACTKYK from the exons aaatatatttgtagtGCACATTTTACGACGCAATCTTTTGAAGAGCACTgtgcaataaaaagattaaaaaaggaTGCAGTTCCTTCTATTTTTAAAGATACTTTTCAA GCAATAGATAATGTTCCAAGAAGAGAAGATACATTACACGATTTTCATAATGTGCCTGAAATATCAATGGATGTTCTTAATCAG GATATGAATGTAGAAACAAGTACAGTTACTGAAAAAAGGACAGTTTCTGTTCAGACAccagtaaaatatttgcaagacTGCGAAGAGGTATTGAGGTTACGTCGAGAAGTGCAATTACTACAACAAAAATTGAAACGAAGAGATACACGAATTGTCAACACGCAACAGTTAATTTCGCAACAGAAGGATAATT ATGCAGATCATCTTCAAAAATTATGCCGCAACGCTTTTGCAGAAATACCTTTAATTTCTCCAAAAggtcaaattttatttgactttatTAAAGAATTGCATGAACtgcaagaaaaggaagattTGAAAATGGCAACATCATTATCGAATATGCATGTGAATTTTTCCCAAAAAAAGATGAATGTTGCTTTGGCTGTTCAAACACTTAGTTCATCAGTAGCAGATGCGATAGATTTTTTAAGATTAAATGGTTATACCAAATTTTCCAATAGCGAAGCAACTACAGagtttataagaatatttgacAGATTGTTTGACATTATGAATTCGCGTAATCCATTTGCTACTGGTTTCAAAAGTCCAATGCGTTTACATAACATGCAGTATTATCAAACCGTGTTCCTGGAAAGCGAACGGTACATTCAACAATTAAGGGCTGGTACTGATAAttcgaatattttaaatcatcgtagaaaaacatttgcgttaGGTTTCTTGATTAACATGAAAAGCTTGACAAATTTAGCCTCTGATTTACTTACTAACAGTACACTTCTCCTATCATATTTTTTGACGTACAAATGTTCACAAGACCATATCGAACTGTTCTTCTCATGTATTAGATCTCGTGGAGGTTGGAATAATAACCCTAATGCGCTTCAATTTAAATGGGCTTTaagaaaactattatttcGCAATAATGTACAACCGTCTATAAATGCTAATTGTATAGGTGATACATCTGAAATACTATCTGTATTTGAATATCGCACAAGCAGACGTTCTATGTTACATAACACTAATGATAGTACAGATGACGACAATAGTGATATCCAAAAAATAATGAGTTTAGTAGATGACATTGCCCTTTCATCACTTCaggataatattatatattacataggTGGATTTATAATTCGTAAACTGTTGAAGAAATTAACTTGCGAGCATTgtcacaatattttattaacaagtcAAGATTCAAATAGTAAAGAAAGGCTTGTTGATATTAACCAGTATGCTGCTTTTACATCATTTATTAACAGAGGTGGGTTACTGTTTCCTTCATATGgtgttcataaaatattaaaatacactgAAAGAGTTTTCAAAGTAGAAATTCAATGTGGTTTTAtgggaaaaaagaattttaaagataaaattgtGCGCATTGTTCTTCAAACATTTGTATCATCATTAGAACAATTATTCCAGCCATCACATCCGATAATAGACATGGATGTTTGCGAAGCTTGCACGAAATACAAATGA
- the LOC105286703 gene encoding sulfhydryl oxidase 1, translating into MEQLDVIGIVLRLCLMNALMTHWSHAASIPKIQYQNMMGGQGLYNASDDVVILNATNFKANVYGSSKSWLVEFYNSWCGFCYRFAPTWKSLASDILSWNDIVVVAAIDCADDDNNPICREYEIMHYPMLKYFSVNEHPPSLGVMIEKGDTAESVRHNLINRLEMEQQEGRGSTWPNITPYRNVEVTDAWKTISSNVKYFFLIFETADSNLGAEVILDLHRISSLQIRRVTTDNELLCVMSKVTKFPTVIAFGRNESQKVVSVRVPTREGIRRAIKDYAVARGVNIDEADATVSHDVVEDTEDAQQTPPAVETRKKEEEEQKKDQSSKDDQSSRKTDDYLYQLDLESALRYSINHEIPLTKVIDGEKMEALRRYLTLLAEYYPLRRGNAYLDVIRDIVEKRSRITGKEFSQLVKTTEEEMSPVYSGPPRRWVGCKGSTSSYRGYPCGLWTMFHTLSVNFALKQSKHTSQDPSAVLRAMHGYIGNFFGCADCAAHFVKTASENRYLDVRREDEAVLWLWRVHNQVNARLSGDDTEDPEHKKLQYPAAENCPACRFANGSWNEDEVLRYLKTKYSVDAIKYDGIDGYGDDDNDDGALNGNDSKVRPERRAKELKRITGFGWDLNVFDLSICVVWYITSLAIIVLVCVKFAVKRTYKKKSHMNPLSKV; encoded by the exons ATGGAACAGTTAGACGTAATAGGGATTGTGTTGAGGCTATGCTTAATGAACGCCTTAATGACACACTGGAGCCATGCAGCTTCAATTCCCAAGATCCAGTATCAAAATATGATGGGTGGTCAAGGCTTATATAATGCCAGTGATGACGTAGTGATCCTTAATGCCACAAATTTCAAAGCGAATGTTTACGGAAGCAGCAAAAGCTGGCTGGTGGAATTTTACAACAGCTGGTGTGGCTTTTGTTATAGATTTGCGCCAACTTGGAAGAGTCTGGCGAGCGATATTCTCT CATGGAACGATATTGTCGTAGTCGCGGCAATAGATTGCGCCGATGACGACAATAATCCAATTTGCCGTGAATATGAAATTATGCACTATCCAATGCTGAAGTATTTCTCTGTAAATGAACACCCACCGTCCTTGGGTGTAATGATAGAAAAAGGGGACACCGCTGAATCAGTGAggcataatttaattaataggcTGGAAATGGAGCAGCAAGAGGGACGAGGATCTACATGGCCCAACATTACGCCATACAG GAACGTCGAGGTAACGGACGCGTGGAAGACGATATCCAGCAACGTGAAGTACTTCTTCCTGATCTTCGAGACAGCCGACTCGAATTTGGGCGCGGAGGTGATCCTCGATCTTCACAGAATCAGCAGCCTGCAGATACGCCGGGTGACCACCGACAACGAGTTGCTGTGCGTAATGAGCAAGGTCACCAAGTTCCCGACCGTGATAGCTTTCGGGCGCAACGAGTCGCAGAAGGTAGTCAGCGTGAGAGTACCGACGAGGGAGGGAATACGGCGAGCTATCAAGGACTACGCAGTCGCGAGGGGAGTGAACATCGACGAGGCGGATGCGACGGTGTCCCACGATGTCGTAGAAGACACGGAAGACGCACAGCAAACGCCACCGGCCGTGGAGACTCgcaagaaggaggaagaagagcagAAGAAAGACCAATCATCGAAGGACGATCAATCGTCGAGGAAGACCGACGATTATCTGTATCAACTGGACCTGGAGAGTGCGTTGCGCTACTCGATCAACCACGAGATACCCTTGACGAAGGTGATAGACGGCGAGAAGATGGAGGCGTTGCGGAGGTACCTCACGCTGCTGGCGGAGTATTACCCCCTGCGACGCGGTAACGCGTACCTGGACGTGATACGTGACATCGTCGAGAAGAGGAGTCGCATAACTGGCAAAGAGTTCAGCCAACTGGTGAAGACAACGGAGGAGGAGATGTCGCCGGTGTATTCGGGACCGCCTCGTCGATGGGTAGGCTGCAAGGGCAGCACGAGCTCGTATCGCGGCTACCCCTGCGGCCTGTGGACGATGTTCCACACGCTGTCCGTGAACTTCGCGCTGAAACAGAGCAAGCACACCTCTCAGGATCCCTCGGCGGTGCTGCGGGCGATGCACGGTTACATCGGGAACTTCTTCGGGTGCGCGGACTGCGCCGCGCACTTCGTGAAGACCGCCAGCGAGAATAGGTACTTGGACGTGCGCAGAGAGGACGAAGCCGTGCTCTGGCTGTGGCGAGTGCACAACCAGGTGAACGCGCGATTGTCAGGCGACGACACCGAGGACCCCGAGCATAAGAAGCTGCAATATCCCGCGGCGGAAAACTGCCCGGCGTGCAGATTTGCCAACGGCAGCTGGAACGAGGATGAGGTGCTACGATACCTGAAAACTAAGTATAGCGTTGATGCCATCAAGTATGACGGGATCGATGGCTatggtgatgatgataatgatgacgGTGCGCTTAACGGCAATGATTCGAAAGTGAGGCCGGAGAGACGCGCGAAGGAGCTAAAGCGTATCACCGGTTTCGGCTGGGACTTGAACGTATTCGACCTAAGTATCTGCGTGGTGTGGTACATAACTTCATTGGCGATAATCGTGTTGGTGTGCGTGAAATTCGCCGTAAAGAGGACGTACAAAAAGAAGAGCCACATGAACCCGTTGTCGAAGGTGTAA